A genomic window from Massilia sp. METH4 includes:
- a CDS encoding PAS domain S-box protein produces the protein MPESISDSPQEEASVFEELERYRFMARLDEALWPLISPEEITCTAASILGRHLAVHRCAYAHVDDATDTFLLTGNYTDGVPSIVGRYDMAAFGAEFVRLNRSGLPYVVDDVETDLRVRDVLRSYRDTGIRAVVSVPIIKDGKMVAGMALHQSVPRHWQAKEIKMLEAVANRCWESIERMRIAARLGNVEKEVRKSRDYLRLLINCTEEGFYSVDRNGVTIMCNAAFLKMLGFEREEDAVGRKLHDIIHHTRPDGSPYHACDCPIYHAAQYGTPAHVEDEAFFRVDGTAFPVEYRARPVWQDGQLSGAVCTFVDLTDRRRTEKALQESEAHLRSLFDQTGAGFCEVDPTGRIIRVNDRYCNIVARSRAELLGMYMQDLTHAEDLVPNLPLFKRAVEFGEPFEIEKRYLRPDGSTVWVSNTVSPIRNVTDGSINSLLAVSVDISQRKRVEEALMEADRRKDEFLAMLAHELRNPMAPIRAAADLMEVAHLDPEQLQRTSQIISRQVRHMTSLVDDLLDVSRVTRGLVTLDRTDIDVKQVITDALEQVRPLVEAKRHHLTLDLDPEPAHVVGDHKRLVQILTNLLNNAAKYTPSGGTIRLSMQASPESVFLHVADNGTGIPAELQPRIFDLFAQAARSPDRAQGGLGIGLALVKSLVELHGGGVRCESEGAGKGSCFVVTLPRVQKSDTADSQQGPELARPPATRRRILIVDDNEDAANMLAMLLEVAGHEVFVVYSAAIALERAKDVSPDVCVLDIGLPEMDGYTLARMLRSRAQTAQSILIAVTGYGQHQDREQTADAGFDHHLVKPVDTGELLALVDAAVSRRPSARQ, from the coding sequence ATGCCAGAATCGATATCTGACTCCCCCCAGGAGGAAGCGTCTGTTTTCGAGGAACTGGAACGTTACAGGTTCATGGCCAGGCTCGACGAAGCACTGTGGCCACTGATCTCGCCGGAAGAGATTACCTGTACTGCCGCGTCCATACTCGGCAGGCACCTCGCTGTCCATCGCTGCGCCTACGCACATGTGGATGACGCGACGGATACCTTCCTTCTGACAGGAAACTATACTGATGGCGTGCCGAGCATCGTCGGGCGTTACGACATGGCTGCCTTTGGAGCCGAATTCGTTCGTCTCAACCGTTCCGGCCTGCCCTACGTCGTCGACGACGTCGAAACCGACCTTCGCGTCCGGGATGTGCTGCGGTCCTACCGCGACACCGGTATCCGCGCAGTTGTCAGCGTTCCGATTATCAAGGACGGCAAGATGGTGGCGGGCATGGCATTGCATCAGTCGGTTCCCCGGCACTGGCAAGCTAAAGAGATCAAGATGCTGGAAGCGGTGGCAAACCGCTGCTGGGAATCCATCGAACGCATGCGCATTGCTGCACGGCTCGGCAATGTCGAGAAAGAGGTACGCAAAAGCCGCGATTACCTGCGGCTGCTGATCAACTGTACGGAAGAAGGCTTCTATTCGGTCGATCGCAACGGCGTGACGATCATGTGCAATGCCGCATTCCTGAAAATGCTCGGCTTCGAGCGGGAAGAGGATGCCGTTGGCCGCAAGCTGCATGACATCATTCACCATACCCGTCCCGACGGGTCGCCCTACCACGCCTGCGATTGCCCGATCTATCACGCCGCCCAATACGGCACGCCAGCCCACGTCGAGGACGAAGCGTTCTTCAGGGTGGACGGTACGGCTTTCCCGGTCGAGTACCGCGCAAGACCGGTATGGCAGGATGGCCAATTGTCGGGAGCCGTCTGCACCTTCGTCGACCTGACCGATCGACGACGCACGGAAAAAGCCCTGCAGGAGAGCGAGGCGCATCTGCGTTCACTGTTCGACCAGACGGGTGCCGGCTTCTGCGAAGTCGATCCGACCGGCCGCATCATCCGGGTGAACGACAGATACTGCAATATCGTCGCCCGCTCCAGGGCGGAATTGCTCGGCATGTACATGCAGGATCTCACCCATGCCGAAGATCTGGTGCCGAATCTTCCACTGTTCAAGCGGGCGGTCGAATTCGGCGAACCATTCGAGATAGAGAAGCGTTATCTCCGCCCGGATGGCAGTACCGTGTGGGTCAGCAATACGGTCAGCCCGATCCGCAATGTCACGGACGGGTCGATCAACAGCCTGCTGGCCGTTTCGGTGGATATCAGCCAACGCAAGCGGGTGGAGGAAGCGCTGATGGAGGCGGACCGCCGCAAGGATGAGTTTCTTGCCATGCTGGCCCACGAACTGAGAAACCCGATGGCACCGATCCGGGCCGCGGCGGACCTGATGGAAGTGGCGCATCTCGATCCGGAGCAGCTGCAGCGCACCAGCCAGATCATCTCCCGGCAGGTACGCCACATGACTTCGCTGGTGGACGACCTGCTCGATGTATCGAGGGTAACGCGCGGCCTGGTTACCCTGGACAGGACCGATATCGACGTCAAGCAGGTCATCACGGACGCCCTGGAACAGGTGCGCCCCTTGGTCGAGGCAAAAAGGCACCACCTCACGCTCGACCTGGATCCGGAACCGGCGCATGTCGTCGGCGACCACAAGCGGCTCGTCCAGATCCTGACCAATCTGTTGAACAATGCCGCAAAGTACACGCCGTCCGGCGGGACCATCCGCCTCAGCATGCAGGCAAGTCCGGAAAGCGTGTTTCTGCATGTTGCCGACAACGGGACTGGCATCCCGGCCGAACTGCAGCCGCGCATTTTCGACCTGTTCGCGCAGGCCGCGCGCAGTCCCGATCGTGCCCAGGGCGGCCTGGGCATCGGGCTGGCATTGGTGAAGAGCCTGGTCGAACTTCACGGTGGCGGTGTCCGCTGCGAGAGCGAGGGCGCGGGCAAAGGCAGCTGTTTCGTCGTGACATTGCCTCGTGTGCAAAAATCGGACACGGCCGACAGCCAGCAGGGGCCGGAACTCGCCCGGCCCCCGGCAACCCGGCGGCGCATCCTCATCGTCGATGACAATGAGGATGCGGCAAACATGCTGGCCATGCTTCTCGAGGTTGCAGGGCACGAAGTTTTCGTTGTGTACAGTGCGGCAATCGCGCTCGAGCGCGCGAAAGATGTGTCGCCGGATGTCTGTGTCCTCGATATCGGCCTGCCGGAAATGGATGGCTATACGCTGGCGCGCATGCTCAGATCACGCGCGCAGACGGCGCAGAGCATCCTGATCGCTGTAACAGGGTATGGGCAACACCAGGATCGGGAGCAGACCGCCGACGCCGGGTTCGACCACCACCTCGTCAAGCCTGTCGACACGGGGGAACTCCTGGCGCTGGTCGATGCCGCGGTGAGCAGGCGCCCTTCCGCACGCCAATGA
- a CDS encoding glutathione peroxidase, translating into MSTVFDFSALGLAGQPVNLAQYQDKVLLIVNTASACGFTPQYAGLEKLYERFHERGFEVLGFPCNQFGAQEPGTHEEIGAFCDKTYGVTFPLFAKIDVNGANAHPLFQHLKKAAPGLLGTEGIKWNFTKFLVRKDGSVAKRYAPGTKPEDIAADIEALLGA; encoded by the coding sequence ATGAGCACCGTCTTCGATTTTTCCGCCCTCGGCCTGGCCGGCCAGCCCGTCAACCTGGCGCAGTACCAGGACAAGGTACTGCTGATCGTGAATACGGCCAGCGCCTGCGGCTTCACGCCGCAATACGCGGGCCTGGAAAAGCTGTACGAGCGCTTCCACGAGCGCGGCTTCGAGGTGCTGGGCTTCCCGTGCAACCAGTTCGGCGCGCAGGAACCGGGCACGCACGAGGAGATCGGCGCCTTCTGCGACAAGACCTATGGCGTGACCTTCCCCCTGTTCGCCAAGATCGACGTGAACGGCGCCAATGCCCACCCGCTGTTCCAGCACCTGAAGAAGGCGGCACCTGGGTTGCTGGGCACCGAAGGCATCAAGTGGAATTTCACCAAGTTCCTGGTGCGCAAGGATGGCTCGGTGGCCAAGCGGTATGCGCCGGGGACGAAGCCGGAGGATATCGCGGCCGATATCGAGGCGTTGCTGGGGGCTTGA
- a CDS encoding PilT/PilU family type 4a pilus ATPase has translation MERDQASKFMFDLLRLMVSKKGSDLFVTAGFPPAMKIDGKLTPVSAQPLTAAHTADLARAIMNDKQAATFEQTKEANFAISPGDLGRFRVSAFVQMGAAGMVLRVINSKIPDLDELALPPVLKEVVMAKRGLVIMVGATGSGKSTTLAAMVGYRNEHSHGHIITIEDPVEFVHPHRNCIVTQREVGVDTEDWEVALKNTLRQAPDVIQIGEIRDRETMDHAIAFAETGHLCLATLHANSANQALDRIINFFPEERRQQLLMDLSLNLKGMISQRLVPLKDAKGRAVAIEILLNSPLISDLIFQGKVHEIKELMKKSRELGMQTFDQSLFDLYEADKISYEDALRNADSVNDLRLAIKLEGKAAKNRDLSAGTEHLGLI, from the coding sequence ATGGAACGCGACCAGGCCAGTAAATTCATGTTCGACCTGCTGCGCCTGATGGTGAGCAAGAAGGGGTCGGACCTGTTCGTCACGGCGGGCTTTCCGCCGGCGATGAAGATCGACGGCAAGCTGACGCCCGTCTCCGCCCAGCCGTTGACGGCCGCGCACACGGCCGACCTGGCCCGCGCGATCATGAACGACAAGCAGGCCGCCACCTTCGAGCAGACGAAGGAGGCGAACTTCGCCATCAGCCCCGGCGACCTGGGGCGCTTTCGCGTGTCCGCCTTCGTGCAGATGGGCGCCGCGGGCATGGTGCTGCGGGTCATCAACAGCAAGATCCCCGACCTGGACGAGCTGGCCCTGCCCCCGGTGCTGAAGGAGGTCGTGATGGCCAAGCGCGGCCTCGTGATCATGGTGGGCGCCACCGGCTCCGGCAAGTCGACCACGCTCGCCGCCATGGTGGGCTACCGCAATGAACACAGCCACGGCCACATCATCACCATCGAAGACCCGGTGGAATTCGTGCACCCGCACCGCAACTGCATCGTCACGCAGCGCGAGGTGGGCGTCGATACCGAGGATTGGGAAGTGGCGCTCAAGAACACGCTGCGCCAGGCGCCGGACGTGATCCAGATCGGCGAGATCCGCGACCGCGAAACGATGGACCACGCGATCGCCTTCGCCGAGACGGGCCACCTGTGCCTGGCCACGCTGCACGCCAACAGCGCCAACCAGGCGCTCGACCGCATCATCAACTTCTTCCCCGAGGAGCGCCGCCAGCAACTGCTGATGGACCTGTCGCTGAACCTGAAGGGCATGATCTCGCAGCGCCTGGTGCCGCTCAAGGATGCCAAGGGCCGCGCGGTGGCGATCGAGATCCTGCTCAATTCCCCGTTGATCTCCGACCTGATCTTCCAGGGCAAGGTGCACGAGATCAAGGAGCTCATGAAGAAGTCGCGCGAATTGGGCATGCAGACCTTCGACCAGTCGCTGTTCGACCTGTACGAGGCCGACAAGATCAGTTACGAGGATGCGCTGCGCAATGCCGATTCGGTCAACGACCTGCGCCTGGCCATCAAGCTCGAAGGCAAGGCCGCGAAGAACCGCGACCTGTCGGCCGGCACCGAACACCTGGGCCTGATCTGA
- a CDS encoding type IV pilus twitching motility protein PilT, producing MDISDLLAFSVKNKASDLHLSAGLPPMIRVHGDVRRLNVDPLEHKEVHRMIYDIMNDSQRKAYEEMLEVDFSFAIPGLARFRVNAYNQDRGASAVLRTIPSKVLTLEDLNAPRIFADFALKPRGLVLVTGPTGSGKSTTLAAMVNHLNEHEYGHILTIEDPIEFVHESKKCLVNQREVGPHTLSFSNALRSALREDPDAILVGELRDLETIRLALTAAETGHLVFGTLHTSSAAKTIDRIVDVFPAEEKEMVRAMLSESLQAVISQTLLKTKDGAGRVAAHEIMVGTPAIRNLIREAKVAQMYSAIQTGSNAGMQTLDQNLTDLVRRNVISAATARSAAKIPENFPG from the coding sequence ATGGACATCTCCGATCTGCTCGCATTCTCCGTGAAGAACAAGGCTTCCGACCTGCACCTGTCGGCCGGCCTGCCGCCCATGATCCGCGTGCACGGCGATGTCCGCCGGCTGAACGTGGACCCGCTGGAGCACAAGGAAGTGCACCGCATGATCTATGACATCATGAACGACTCCCAGCGCAAGGCCTACGAGGAGATGCTGGAGGTCGATTTCAGCTTCGCGATTCCCGGCCTGGCGCGCTTCCGCGTCAATGCCTACAACCAGGACCGCGGCGCATCCGCCGTGCTGCGCACCATCCCATCGAAAGTGCTCACGCTCGAAGACTTGAACGCACCAAGGATCTTCGCCGATTTCGCGCTCAAGCCGCGCGGCCTGGTGCTCGTCACCGGCCCGACCGGTTCCGGCAAGTCGACGACGCTGGCGGCCATGGTGAACCACCTGAACGAGCACGAATACGGCCACATCCTCACGATCGAGGACCCGATCGAATTCGTGCACGAATCGAAGAAGTGCCTGGTCAACCAGCGCGAAGTGGGGCCGCACACCCTGTCGTTCAGCAATGCCCTGCGCTCGGCGCTGCGCGAAGACCCGGACGCGATCCTGGTCGGCGAGCTGCGCGACCTGGAAACGATCCGCCTGGCATTGACCGCCGCCGAGACGGGCCACCTGGTGTTCGGCACGCTGCACACGTCGTCCGCCGCGAAGACCATCGACCGCATCGTCGACGTGTTCCCCGCCGAGGAAAAGGAAATGGTGCGCGCGATGCTCTCGGAATCGCTGCAGGCCGTGATCTCGCAGACGCTCCTGAAGACGAAGGATGGCGCCGGCCGCGTGGCCGCGCACGAGATCATGGTGGGCACGCCGGCGATCCGCAACCTGATCCGCGAGGCGAAGGTGGCGCAGATGTACTCGGCGATCCAGACCGGCAGCAACGCCGGCATGCAGACCCTGGACCAGAACCTGACGGACCTGGTGCGCCGCAACGTGATCTCGGCCGCCACCGCCCGCTCGGCCGCCAAGATCCCTGAAAACTTCCCCGGATAA
- a CDS encoding YggS family pyridoxal phosphate-dependent enzyme → MSGIQERLQAVENAIVAACAEARRPAGGVKLLAVSKTFGPDAVLAAAEAGQRAFGENYVQEGVDKIAALKDRGPQFALEWHFIGPIQSNKTRPIAEHFDWVHTVEREKIAVRLSEQRPAALGPLNVCVQVNISGEASKSGAAPEEVEALAEAVARQPNLRLRGLMAIPEPADDFALQRAPFAAMRELFERLREKFGPGFDTLSMGMSADMRAAVLEGATIVRVGSAIFGARTYHK, encoded by the coding sequence ATGTCCGGAATCCAAGAGCGTTTGCAAGCTGTCGAAAATGCCATTGTGGCCGCCTGCGCCGAGGCGCGGCGCCCCGCTGGCGGCGTGAAGCTGCTGGCCGTGTCGAAGACCTTCGGGCCCGACGCGGTGCTGGCCGCGGCCGAGGCCGGCCAGCGCGCGTTCGGCGAGAACTATGTGCAGGAGGGCGTGGACAAGATCGCCGCCCTGAAGGACCGCGGCCCGCAGTTTGCTCTCGAGTGGCATTTCATCGGCCCCATCCAGAGCAACAAGACGCGGCCCATTGCCGAGCATTTCGACTGGGTGCATACGGTCGAGCGCGAGAAGATCGCCGTGCGCCTGTCGGAACAGCGGCCGGCCGCGCTGGGGCCGCTGAACGTGTGCGTGCAGGTCAACATCAGCGGCGAAGCCAGCAAGAGCGGCGCCGCCCCGGAGGAAGTGGAAGCGCTGGCCGAGGCGGTGGCAAGGCAGCCGAACCTCAGGCTACGCGGGTTGATGGCGATCCCGGAACCCGCGGATGACTTCGCGCTGCAGCGCGCACCCTTCGCTGCCATGCGCGAGCTGTTCGAACGATTGCGGGAAAAATTCGGGCCCGGCTTCGACACGCTGTCGATGGGCATGTCCGCGGACATGCGCGCGGCGGTCCTGGAAGGCGCCACCATCGTGCGCGTGGGCAGCGCCATTTTCGGTGCCCGCACCTACCACAAATAA
- the proC gene encoding pyrroline-5-carboxylate reductase, whose protein sequence is MKIAFIGGGNMAAALIAGLAGKVTPGANIHVVDPSPAALEALHARHGVTTAASIDKAVTEAEVIVLAVKPQSMREAVAPLVPLLAAAGHTPLVLSIAAGIRSADLSRWLGGYGAIVRCMPNTPALIGMGITGAVASAGVTQAQRAAADQVLKAVGGTVWLDDEAKIDAVTGVSGSGPAYVFYFIEAMQQAAVELGLTAEQGLELAKATFTGAAQLAAQSDEPVSLLRERVTSKGGTTYAALTSMEESGVKAAIVSAVKAAAARGKELGEQMGKNG, encoded by the coding sequence ATGAAAATCGCATTCATCGGTGGCGGCAACATGGCCGCCGCCCTGATCGCGGGCCTGGCCGGCAAGGTCACGCCGGGCGCCAACATCCATGTCGTCGACCCCAGTCCCGCCGCCCTCGAAGCGCTGCATGCCCGGCATGGGGTGACGACGGCGGCATCGATCGACAAGGCGGTGACGGAAGCCGAAGTGATCGTGCTGGCCGTGAAACCGCAGAGCATGCGCGAGGCCGTGGCGCCGCTGGTGCCGCTGCTGGCCGCCGCCGGGCACACGCCGCTGGTGCTGTCGATCGCGGCCGGCATCCGCAGCGCCGACCTGTCGCGCTGGCTCGGCGGCTACGGGGCGATCGTGCGCTGCATGCCGAACACGCCGGCCCTGATCGGCATGGGCATCACCGGCGCCGTCGCCTCGGCGGGCGTGACGCAGGCGCAGCGCGCCGCCGCCGACCAGGTGCTGAAGGCGGTCGGCGGCACCGTCTGGCTCGATGACGAAGCGAAGATCGACGCCGTCACGGGCGTTTCCGGCAGCGGCCCGGCCTATGTGTTCTACTTCATCGAGGCGATGCAGCAGGCCGCCGTGGAATTGGGCCTCACGGCGGAGCAGGGCCTGGAACTGGCGAAGGCCACGTTTACCGGCGCCGCCCAGCTGGCCGCGCAGTCGGACGAGCCGGTATCGCTGCTGCGTGAACGCGTGACGTCGAAGGGGGGCACCACCTACGCGGCGCTGACCAGCATGGAAGAGAGCGGCGTGAAGGCGGCCATCGTCTCCGCCGTCAAGGCTGCCGCCGCGCGCGGCAAGGAACTGGGCGAACAGATGGGCAAGAATGGCTGA
- a CDS encoding DUF883 domain-containing protein, which translates to MDQTTSNPTATGTVGNGKTGSDSGEARERLMGDLKNAINDAEQWLRGAANASSEDLGEAKTRFQETLRTAKTNLLTLEDSAVAKGKLAAQYADTYVHDNPWRSVVIGAVVGLLAGVIISRD; encoded by the coding sequence ATGGACCAGACGACAAGTAATCCCACCGCCACCGGCACGGTCGGCAACGGCAAGACCGGCAGCGATTCGGGCGAGGCGCGCGAGCGCCTGATGGGCGACCTGAAGAACGCGATCAACGACGCGGAGCAATGGCTGCGTGGTGCGGCCAATGCCAGCAGCGAAGACCTGGGCGAGGCGAAAACCCGCTTCCAGGAAACGCTGCGTACCGCCAAGACCAATCTGCTGACGCTCGAGGACAGTGCCGTTGCCAAAGGCAAGCTGGCCGCCCAGTATGCCGATACCTATGTGCACGACAATCCGTGGCGCTCCGTGGTGATCGGCGCCGTGGTCGGCCTGCTGGCCGGCGTGATCATCTCGCGCGACTGA
- the ubiA gene encoding 4-hydroxybenzoate octaprenyltransferase: MHAPAPAASKLQLYFRLVRLDKPIGTVLLLWPTLSALWLASGGVPAWHLLVIFCLGTFLMRSAGCAVNDYADQDFDRHVKRTADRPITSGRVSGKEALAIAAGLSLVAFLLIQPLNALVKQLSVAALIIAGTYPYFKRFFAIPQAYLGIAFGFGIPMAFAAVQNGVPGWAWLLLVGNVFWAVAYDTEYAMVDRDDDLKIGIKTSAITFGRFDVAIVMLCYGVHLAILLAAGAYFDLGLWYKAGLAVAAACAVYHYFLIRGRERAPCFAAFRHNNYLGAAVFAGIALDYALR; the protein is encoded by the coding sequence ATGCACGCACCCGCCCCCGCCGCCAGCAAGCTGCAGCTCTATTTCCGCCTCGTGCGCCTGGACAAGCCGATCGGCACCGTGCTGCTATTGTGGCCCACGCTGTCCGCGCTGTGGCTCGCCTCCGGCGGCGTGCCGGCCTGGCACCTGCTTGTGATCTTCTGCCTCGGCACTTTCCTGATGCGCTCGGCCGGCTGCGCCGTGAACGACTACGCCGACCAGGATTTCGACCGCCACGTGAAGCGCACGGCGGACCGTCCCATCACCAGCGGCCGCGTCAGCGGCAAGGAAGCGCTGGCGATCGCCGCCGGCCTGTCGCTGGTGGCCTTCCTGCTGATCCAGCCCCTCAATGCGCTCGTCAAGCAGTTGTCGGTGGCGGCATTGATCATCGCCGGCACCTACCCCTACTTCAAGCGCTTCTTTGCAATCCCGCAGGCCTACCTGGGCATCGCGTTCGGTTTCGGCATCCCCATGGCGTTTGCCGCCGTGCAGAACGGCGTGCCGGGGTGGGCCTGGCTGCTGCTCGTGGGAAATGTGTTCTGGGCCGTGGCCTACGACACCGAATACGCGATGGTCGACCGCGACGACGACCTGAAGATCGGCATCAAGACCTCGGCCATCACCTTCGGCCGTTTCGACGTGGCCATCGTGATGCTGTGTTACGGCGTGCACCTGGCGATCCTGCTGGCCGCCGGCGCGTATTTCGACCTGGGCCTGTGGTACAAGGCGGGCCTCGCCGTGGCCGCCGCCTGCGCCGTCTATCACTACTTCCTGATCCGTGGGCGCGAACGTGCGCCATGTTTTGCCGCGTTCCGCCACAATAACTACCTGGGAGCGGCCGTTTTCGCTGGTATCGCGCTCGATTACGCGCTGCGCTGA
- a CDS encoding hydrogen peroxide-inducible genes activator: MTLTELKYIVAVARAKHFGHAAEACFVAQPTLSVAIKKLEDELGVMLFERGGAEVSVTPLGAQIVAQAERVLEQTAAIKELAKQNKDPLAGPLRLGVIYTIGPYLLPPLVKTMIETTPQMPLILQENYTVKLLELLRQGELDAAIMALPLPEHGMAMQTLYDEPFVVAMPKNHPWINRERIPAEDLKSETMLLLGAGHCFRDQVLEVCPEMARFSTPGNGMQRTFEGSSLETIRHMVASGIGLTVLPRASVADMDAQDGMLQYRYFEDPQPSRRVVIVWRKSFTRKAAIDALCDAIAQIRLPGVVAVETTA, from the coding sequence ATGACACTTACCGAACTCAAGTATATCGTCGCCGTGGCGCGCGCCAAGCACTTCGGCCACGCGGCCGAGGCCTGCTTCGTGGCCCAGCCCACGCTGTCGGTCGCGATCAAGAAGCTCGAGGACGAACTCGGCGTCATGCTGTTCGAGCGCGGCGGCGCCGAAGTCTCGGTCACGCCGCTGGGCGCGCAGATCGTCGCGCAGGCCGAACGCGTGCTGGAGCAGACGGCCGCCATCAAGGAGCTGGCCAAGCAGAACAAGGACCCGCTGGCCGGACCGCTGCGCCTCGGCGTCATCTACACGATCGGCCCCTACCTGCTGCCGCCGCTCGTCAAGACGATGATCGAGACCACGCCGCAGATGCCGCTGATCCTGCAGGAGAACTACACGGTGAAGCTGCTGGAACTGCTGCGCCAGGGCGAGCTCGATGCCGCCATCATGGCCCTGCCGCTGCCCGAGCATGGCATGGCGATGCAAACGCTGTACGACGAGCCGTTCGTGGTGGCGATGCCGAAGAACCACCCTTGGATCAACCGCGAACGCATCCCGGCCGAGGACCTGAAGAGCGAAACGATGCTGCTGCTGGGCGCCGGCCACTGCTTCCGCGACCAGGTGCTCGAAGTGTGCCCGGAGATGGCACGCTTCTCCACGCCCGGCAACGGCATGCAGCGCACCTTCGAAGGCTCGTCGCTCGAGACGATCCGGCACATGGTCGCCTCCGGAATCGGACTTACCGTGCTGCCACGCGCCTCGGTGGCCGACATGGATGCGCAGGACGGCATGCTGCAATACCGCTACTTCGAAGACCCGCAACCGTCGCGCCGCGTCGTCATCGTGTGGCGCAAGAGCTTCACCCGCAAGGCCGCCATCGACGCGCTGTGCGATGCCATCGCCCAGATCCGCCTGCCCGGCGTGGTCGCCGTCGAAACCACCGCCTGA
- the rfaE2 gene encoding D-glycero-beta-D-manno-heptose 1-phosphate adenylyltransferase, with amino-acid sequence MPSFEDKICSRDQLRARVAALPKPVVVTNGVFDILHRGHVTYLAQARELGASLVVAANTDASVKRLGKGDDRPLNTLEDRMAVLAALGAVDLVVPFDEDTALEVVLEARPEIYAKGGDYDMTAIPEGQAVLAYGGKAVAIDFEHDRSTTKLLARVREFSSAKS; translated from the coding sequence ATGCCCTCGTTCGAAGACAAGATCTGCTCCCGCGACCAGTTGCGCGCCCGCGTGGCCGCGCTGCCCAAGCCCGTGGTCGTCACCAACGGCGTGTTCGACATCCTGCACCGCGGCCACGTGACTTACCTCGCGCAGGCGCGCGAGCTGGGCGCCTCGCTCGTGGTGGCCGCCAATACCGACGCTTCCGTGAAACGCCTGGGCAAGGGCGACGACCGCCCCCTGAACACGCTGGAAGACCGCATGGCCGTGCTGGCCGCGCTGGGGGCGGTGGACCTGGTGGTGCCGTTCGACGAGGATACGGCGCTGGAAGTGGTGCTGGAAGCGCGCCCGGAAATCTATGCCAAGGGCGGCGACTACGACATGACGGCGATTCCCGAAGGGCAGGCCGTGCTGGCCTATGGCGGCAAGGCGGTGGCGATCGACTTCGAGCACGACCGCTCGACGACCAAGCTGCTGGCCAGGGTGCGTGAATTCAGTTCTGCAAAATCGTGA
- a CDS encoding YetF domain-containing protein, whose translation MFDMDLPWWEFIARGAIVYCFLLVMVRITGKRTIGQFTPFDLLIVMLLSEAVSNSMNGGDESLSGGLIIASTLIALNVAIAVATSRSRTIADLVDGRPVLLGRDGKIYDEVVKKCRVAEGDVEQALREADCPLHKMKCAFLEPDGKITILQN comes from the coding sequence ATGTTCGACATGGACTTGCCCTGGTGGGAATTCATTGCCCGCGGCGCCATCGTGTATTGCTTCCTGCTGGTGATGGTCCGGATCACCGGCAAGCGCACCATCGGCCAGTTCACGCCGTTCGACCTGCTGATCGTGATGCTGCTGTCGGAAGCGGTGTCCAATTCCATGAATGGCGGCGACGAGTCGCTGTCGGGTGGGCTCATCATTGCCAGCACGCTGATCGCGCTGAACGTCGCGATCGCCGTGGCTACGTCGCGTAGCCGCACTATTGCCGACCTGGTGGACGGCCGGCCCGTGCTGCTGGGCCGGGATGGCAAGATCTACGATGAAGTGGTCAAGAAATGCCGCGTGGCCGAGGGGGACGTGGAGCAGGCGCTGCGCGAGGCGGACTGCCCGCTGCACAAGATGAAGTGCGCCTTCCTCGAGCCGGACGGCAAGATCACGATTTTGCAGAACTGA
- a CDS encoding VOC family protein, with protein MTQHINVVGLYVRDQDEALAFYVDKLGFQVHTDVRNGPYRWLTVQAPDQPSFQLGLFKPGPPVHDAATAQALEQLVAKGAMPPLVLHVDNCRAAYDRLSGRGVEFTQEPVDRYGTVDAGFRDPSGNGWKLIEARNG; from the coding sequence ATGACTCAACATATCAATGTGGTCGGCCTGTATGTGCGCGACCAGGATGAAGCGCTGGCCTTCTATGTGGACAAGCTTGGCTTCCAGGTGCATACGGACGTGCGCAACGGCCCTTACCGCTGGCTGACCGTGCAGGCGCCGGACCAGCCGTCCTTCCAGCTGGGCCTGTTCAAGCCGGGGCCGCCCGTGCACGACGCGGCGACCGCGCAGGCACTGGAACAGCTCGTGGCCAAAGGTGCGATGCCGCCGCTGGTGCTGCACGTGGACAATTGCCGCGCTGCCTACGACAGGCTGAGCGGGCGCGGCGTGGAGTTCACGCAGGAGCCGGTGGACCGTTACGGCACGGTCGATGCGGGGTTCCGGGATCCCTCCGGCAATGGGTGGAAGCTGATCGAGGCGCGCAACGGCTGA